In Lutra lutra chromosome 13, mLutLut1.2, whole genome shotgun sequence, one genomic interval encodes:
- the FUT7 gene encoding alpha-(1,3)-fucosyltransferase 7: MAGCSLSQRLRALGALAGAALLFTLWLLWQLGPAPARVPAPPRTLLILVWHWPFADQPPELPSNTCTRYGVAHCHLSTNHSLLASADAVVFHHRELQTRRAHLPLASRPRGQPWVWASMESPSHTHGLSRLGGIFNWVLSYRRDSDIFVPYGRLEPHEGPAPPLPAKKGVAAWVVSNFQARQQRVQLYRRLAPHLRVDVFGRANGKPLCASCLLPAVARYLFYLSFENSQHRDYITEKFWRNALAAGTVPVVLGPPRANYEAFAPADAFVHVDDFGSAQELASFLAGMNASGYRRYLAWRDRLQVRLFEDWSERFCAVCAQYPHLPQGQVYWDLKAWFQA, encoded by the exons ATGGCCG GTTGCAGCCTCTCCCAGAGGCTTCGGGCCTTGGGGGCCTTGGCTGGAGCCGCCCTCCTCTTCACCCTGTGGCTCCTGTGGCAACTTGGGCCGGCCCCCGCGAGGGTCCCCGCGCCCCCGCGAACGCTCCTCATCCTTGTCTGGCACTGGCCCTTCGCCGACCAGCCCCCTGAGCTGCCCAGCAACACCTGCACCCGCTATGGCGTGGCCCACTGCCACCTGAGCACCAACCATAGCCTGCTGGCCAGCGCGGACGCCGTGGTCTTCCACCACCGCGAGCTGCAGACCCGGCGGGCCCACCTGCCCCTGGCCAGCCGGCCGAGGGGGCAGCCCTGGGTGTGGGCCTCCATGGAGTCGCCCAGCCACACCCACGGCCTCAGTCGCCTCGGCGGAATCTTTAACTGGGTGCTAAGCTACCGGCGAGACTCCGATATCTTCGTGCCCTATGGCCGGCTGGAGCCCCACGAGGGCCCCGCGCCGCCCCTGCCAGCCAAGAAGGGGGTGGCGGCCTGGGTGGTCAGCAACTTCCAGGCGCGGCAGCAGCGCGTGCAGCTGTACCGGCGGCTGGCGCCCCACCTGCGCGTGGACGTGTTCGGCCGCGCCAACGGGAAGCCACTGTGCGCCAGCTGCCTGCTCCCCGCTGTGGCCCGGTACCTCTTCTATCTGTCTTTCGAGAACTCACAGCACCGAGACTACATCACAGAGAAGTTCTGGCGCAACGCACTGGCAGCCGGGACCGTTCCCGTGGTGCTGGGGCCCCCGAGGGCCAACTACGAAGCCTTTGCACCGGCTGACGCCTTCGTGCACGTGGACGACTTCGGCTCGGCCCAGGAGCTGGCCTCCTTCCTGGCTGGCATGAACGCCAGCGGCTACCGGCGCTACCTGGCCTGGCGGGACCGGCTCCAAGTGCGGCTGTTTGAGGACTGGAGCGAGCGCTTCTGCGCCGTCTGCGCCCAATACCCCCACTTGCCTCAAGGCCAGGTGTACTGGGACCTCAAGGCCTGGTTCCAGGCCTGA
- the LOC125083038 gene encoding LOW QUALITY PROTEIN: translation initiation factor IF-2-like (The sequence of the model RefSeq protein was modified relative to this genomic sequence to represent the inferred CDS: deleted 2 bases in 1 codon), producing GPWAFGRTPASLPWQGDCRGATPWLPALLQPIFPWGGHRAVGEVCEEEPIPPLAASAPALPVCMARLAGAPATGLTRTHRLLLPGWEAKQAPLCPASAVPRPATPLPARVGNHGAPAVGTCWLGNGAPRFGPETGQSERALEQSDEGETARVKGKVGASSSRLSPGPVTHWDPGATAGSLCPEPDLGSAFCTTRALVGGAPGVGVSPGDWEHRTSPASYPSRWDSESDLQKKRVTS from the exons GGGCCCTGGGCCTTTGGCCGCACCCCGGCCTCTCTGCCCTGGCAGGGGGACTGCAGAGGAGCCACGCCCTGGCTTCCGGCCTTACTCCAGCCCATCTTTCCGTGGGGCGGGCACCGTGCAGTTGGTGAGGTGTGCGAGGAGGAGCCGATCCCGCCTCTGGCTGCCAGCGCCCCTGCCCTTCCTGTTTGCATGGCCAGGCTGGCCGGGGCCCCTGCCACAGGCCTCACCCGTACCCACAGACTGCTCCTTCCTGGGTGGGAAGCCAAGCAAGCC CCACTCTGCCCGGCGTCTGCTGTCCCCCGCCCCGCCACACCCCTGCCAGCTCGGGTTGGCAACCACGGGGCCCCTGCCGTGGGAACGTGCTGGCTGGGAAATGGGGCCCCGAGATTTGGTCCAGAAACAGGTCAGAGTGAGAGAGCTCTTGAGCAAAGTGACGAAGGAGAGACCGCACGAGTCAAAGGGAAAGTGGGGGCCTCATCCTCCCGCCTTTCCCCAGGCCCTGTGACTCACTGGGACCCAG gaGCCACTGCAGGGTCTCTGTGCCCTGAACCCGACCTTGGCTCGGCTTTCTGCACCACACGTGCCCTGGTGGGCGGCGCACCTGGCGTGGGGGTGTCGCCGGGGGACTGGGAACACAGGACCAGCCCGGCCAGCTACCCCAGCAGATGGGACAGTGAGTCTGACCTGCAGAAGAAGCGCGTCACGTCCTAG
- the NPDC1 gene encoding neural proliferation differentiation and control protein 1 isoform X4: MATPVPPPSPRHLRLLRLLLSGLVLGAALRGASAGRPDAAACPGSLDCALKRRARCPPGAHICGPCLQPFQEDPQGHCVPRPHRLVGESLPRPRLEDEIDFLAHKLAQQEPRRSMPTAQPQPEAGQRPLEPAATLGHSERRQGPDLGVPSTRGAPAPTPHTSLGSPASSVPVHVAPLEPRGGRGDGLGLVLVVACSVAGAAALALAALCWCSPATRGSRRAPRCTTTSTRGSRCGAWSGIKSRPRSWSPCPQTRRMKTVTSRFMSARAWPRPERWKSGTRCLTTPRCLRPCRSDLMAASPSSRTARPRGGEGQGPPIPVS; this comes from the exons ATGGCGACACCCGTCCCTCCGCCCTCGCCGCGACACCTGCGGCTGCTGCGGCTGCTGCTCTCCGGCCTCGTCCTCGGCGCGGCCCTGCGCGGTGCCTCGGCCGGCCGCCCGG ATGCAGCTGCCTGTCCTGGGAGCCTGGACTGCGCCCTGAAGAGGCGGGCGCGTTGCCCCCCCGGCGCGCATATCTGTGGACCCTGCCTTCAGCCCTTCCAGGAAGACCCGCAGGGACACTGTGTGCCCAGGCCTCACCGGCTTGTGG GGGAGAGCCTGCCCAGGCCCAGACTGGAAGATGAGATTGACTTCCTGGCACACAAGCTGGCCCAGCAGGAGCCACGGCGCTCCATGCCCACCGCGCAGCCCCAGCCTGAAGCTGGACAGCGGCCGCTGGAGCCGG CGGCCACCCTGGGGCACTCAGAGCGCCGCCAGGGCCCTGACCTGGGCGTCCCCTCCACTCGAGGAGCCCCCGCACCCACGCCCCACACCTCCTTGGGCTCCCCTGCGTCCTCTGTGCCCGTGCACGTGGCCCCCTTGGAGCCCCGGGGCGGGCGCGGTGACGGACTCGGCCTCG TGCTCGTGGTGGCGTGCTCGGTAGCCGGCGCGGCCGCCCTGGCCCTGGCCGCCCTGTGCTGGTGCAG CCCGGCGACCAGAGGCTCGCGCAGAGCGCCGAGATGTACCACTACCAGCACCAGAGGCAGCAGATGCGGTGCCTGGAGCG GCATAAAGAGCCGCCCCAGGAGCTGGAGTCCTTGTCCTCAGACGAGGAGAATGAAGACGGTGACTTCACGGTTTATGAGTGCCCGGGCCTGGCCCCG ACCGGAGAGATGGAAGTCCGGAACCCGCTGTTTGACCACTCCTCGCTGTCTGCGCCCCTGCCGCAGTGACCTGatggctgcctctccctcctcccggACTGCACggcccaggggtggggaggggcagggcccacCCATTCCCGTTAGTTAA
- the NPDC1 gene encoding neural proliferation differentiation and control protein 1 isoform X2 codes for MATPVPPPSPRHLRLLRLLLSGLVLGAALRGASAGRPDAAACPGSLDCALKRRARCPPGAHICGPCLQPFQEDPQGHCVPRPHRLVGESLPRPRLEDEIDFLAHKLAQQEPRRSMPTAQPQPEAGQRPLEPAATLGHSERRQGPDLGVPSTRGAPAPTPHTSLGSPASSVPVHVAPLEPRGGRGDGLGLGRSGVLVVACSVAGAAALALAALCWCSPATRGSRRAPRCTTTSTRGSRCGAWSGIKSRPRSWSPCPQTRRMKTVTSRFMSARAWPRPERWKSGTRCLTTPRCLRPCRSDLMAASPSSRTARPRGGEGQGPPIPVS; via the exons ATGGCGACACCCGTCCCTCCGCCCTCGCCGCGACACCTGCGGCTGCTGCGGCTGCTGCTCTCCGGCCTCGTCCTCGGCGCGGCCCTGCGCGGTGCCTCGGCCGGCCGCCCGG ATGCAGCTGCCTGTCCTGGGAGCCTGGACTGCGCCCTGAAGAGGCGGGCGCGTTGCCCCCCCGGCGCGCATATCTGTGGACCCTGCCTTCAGCCCTTCCAGGAAGACCCGCAGGGACACTGTGTGCCCAGGCCTCACCGGCTTGTGG GGGAGAGCCTGCCCAGGCCCAGACTGGAAGATGAGATTGACTTCCTGGCACACAAGCTGGCCCAGCAGGAGCCACGGCGCTCCATGCCCACCGCGCAGCCCCAGCCTGAAGCTGGACAGCGGCCGCTGGAGCCGG CGGCCACCCTGGGGCACTCAGAGCGCCGCCAGGGCCCTGACCTGGGCGTCCCCTCCACTCGAGGAGCCCCCGCACCCACGCCCCACACCTCCTTGGGCTCCCCTGCGTCCTCTGTGCCCGTGCACGTGGCCCCCTTGGAGCCCCGGGGCGGGCGCGGTGACGGACTCGGCCTCGGTAGGTCTGGAG TGCTCGTGGTGGCGTGCTCGGTAGCCGGCGCGGCCGCCCTGGCCCTGGCCGCCCTGTGCTGGTGCAG CCCGGCGACCAGAGGCTCGCGCAGAGCGCCGAGATGTACCACTACCAGCACCAGAGGCAGCAGATGCGGTGCCTGGAGCG GCATAAAGAGCCGCCCCAGGAGCTGGAGTCCTTGTCCTCAGACGAGGAGAATGAAGACGGTGACTTCACGGTTTATGAGTGCCCGGGCCTGGCCCCG ACCGGAGAGATGGAAGTCCGGAACCCGCTGTTTGACCACTCCTCGCTGTCTGCGCCCCTGCCGCAGTGACCTGatggctgcctctccctcctcccggACTGCACggcccaggggtggggaggggcagggcccacCCATTCCCGTTAGTTAA
- the NPDC1 gene encoding neural proliferation differentiation and control protein 1 isoform X1, producing MATPVPPPSPRHLRLLRLLLSGLVLGAALRGASAGRPDAAACPGSLDCALKRRARCPPGAHICGPCLQPFQEDPQGHCVPRPHRLVGESLPRPRLEDEIDFLAHKLAQQEPRRSMPTAQPQPEAGQRPLEPAATLGHSERRQGPDLGVPSTRGAPAPTPHTSLGSPASSVPVHVAPLEPRGGRGDGLGLGRSGVLVVACSVAGAAALALAALCWCRLQRDVRLTQKADYAAPQAPGSPAAPGISPGDQRLAQSAEMYHYQHQRQQMRCLERHKEPPQELESLSSDEENEDGDFTVYECPGLAPTGEMEVRNPLFDHSSLSAPLPQ from the exons ATGGCGACACCCGTCCCTCCGCCCTCGCCGCGACACCTGCGGCTGCTGCGGCTGCTGCTCTCCGGCCTCGTCCTCGGCGCGGCCCTGCGCGGTGCCTCGGCCGGCCGCCCGG ATGCAGCTGCCTGTCCTGGGAGCCTGGACTGCGCCCTGAAGAGGCGGGCGCGTTGCCCCCCCGGCGCGCATATCTGTGGACCCTGCCTTCAGCCCTTCCAGGAAGACCCGCAGGGACACTGTGTGCCCAGGCCTCACCGGCTTGTGG GGGAGAGCCTGCCCAGGCCCAGACTGGAAGATGAGATTGACTTCCTGGCACACAAGCTGGCCCAGCAGGAGCCACGGCGCTCCATGCCCACCGCGCAGCCCCAGCCTGAAGCTGGACAGCGGCCGCTGGAGCCGG CGGCCACCCTGGGGCACTCAGAGCGCCGCCAGGGCCCTGACCTGGGCGTCCCCTCCACTCGAGGAGCCCCCGCACCCACGCCCCACACCTCCTTGGGCTCCCCTGCGTCCTCTGTGCCCGTGCACGTGGCCCCCTTGGAGCCCCGGGGCGGGCGCGGTGACGGACTCGGCCTCGGTAGGTCTGGAG TGCTCGTGGTGGCGTGCTCGGTAGCCGGCGCGGCCGCCCTGGCCCTGGCCGCCCTGTGCTGGTGCAG GCTGCAGCGAGACGTCCGCCTGACCCAGAAGGCCGACTACGCGGCCCCGCAGGCGCCCGGCTCCCCTGCAGCGCCCGGGATCTCG CCCGGCGACCAGAGGCTCGCGCAGAGCGCCGAGATGTACCACTACCAGCACCAGAGGCAGCAGATGCGGTGCCTGGAGCG GCATAAAGAGCCGCCCCAGGAGCTGGAGTCCTTGTCCTCAGACGAGGAGAATGAAGACGGTGACTTCACGGTTTATGAGTGCCCGGGCCTGGCCCCG ACCGGAGAGATGGAAGTCCGGAACCCGCTGTTTGACCACTCCTCGCTGTCTGCGCCCCTGCCGCAGTGA
- the NPDC1 gene encoding neural proliferation differentiation and control protein 1 isoform X3 — protein sequence MATPVPPPSPRHLRLLRLLLSGLVLGAALRGASAGRPDAAACPGSLDCALKRRARCPPGAHICGPCLQPFQEDPQGHCVPRPHRLVGESLPRPRLEDEIDFLAHKLAQQEPRRSMPTAQPQPEAGQRPLEPAATLGHSERRQGPDLGVPSTRGAPAPTPHTSLGSPASSVPVHVAPLEPRGGRGDGLGLVLVVACSVAGAAALALAALCWCRLQRDVRLTQKADYAAPQAPGSPAAPGISPGDQRLAQSAEMYHYQHQRQQMRCLERHKEPPQELESLSSDEENEDGDFTVYECPGLAPTGEMEVRNPLFDHSSLSAPLPQ from the exons ATGGCGACACCCGTCCCTCCGCCCTCGCCGCGACACCTGCGGCTGCTGCGGCTGCTGCTCTCCGGCCTCGTCCTCGGCGCGGCCCTGCGCGGTGCCTCGGCCGGCCGCCCGG ATGCAGCTGCCTGTCCTGGGAGCCTGGACTGCGCCCTGAAGAGGCGGGCGCGTTGCCCCCCCGGCGCGCATATCTGTGGACCCTGCCTTCAGCCCTTCCAGGAAGACCCGCAGGGACACTGTGTGCCCAGGCCTCACCGGCTTGTGG GGGAGAGCCTGCCCAGGCCCAGACTGGAAGATGAGATTGACTTCCTGGCACACAAGCTGGCCCAGCAGGAGCCACGGCGCTCCATGCCCACCGCGCAGCCCCAGCCTGAAGCTGGACAGCGGCCGCTGGAGCCGG CGGCCACCCTGGGGCACTCAGAGCGCCGCCAGGGCCCTGACCTGGGCGTCCCCTCCACTCGAGGAGCCCCCGCACCCACGCCCCACACCTCCTTGGGCTCCCCTGCGTCCTCTGTGCCCGTGCACGTGGCCCCCTTGGAGCCCCGGGGCGGGCGCGGTGACGGACTCGGCCTCG TGCTCGTGGTGGCGTGCTCGGTAGCCGGCGCGGCCGCCCTGGCCCTGGCCGCCCTGTGCTGGTGCAG GCTGCAGCGAGACGTCCGCCTGACCCAGAAGGCCGACTACGCGGCCCCGCAGGCGCCCGGCTCCCCTGCAGCGCCCGGGATCTCG CCCGGCGACCAGAGGCTCGCGCAGAGCGCCGAGATGTACCACTACCAGCACCAGAGGCAGCAGATGCGGTGCCTGGAGCG GCATAAAGAGCCGCCCCAGGAGCTGGAGTCCTTGTCCTCAGACGAGGAGAATGAAGACGGTGACTTCACGGTTTATGAGTGCCCGGGCCTGGCCCCG ACCGGAGAGATGGAAGTCCGGAACCCGCTGTTTGACCACTCCTCGCTGTCTGCGCCCCTGCCGCAGTGA
- the NPDC1 gene encoding neural proliferation differentiation and control protein 1 isoform X5, producing the protein MATPVPPPSPRHLRLLRLLLSGLVLGAALRGASAGRPDAAACPGSLDCALKRRARCPPGAHICGPCLQPFQEDPQGHCVPRPHRLVGESLPRPRLEDEIDFLAHKLAQQEPRRSMPTAQPQPEAGQRPLEPAATLGHSERRQGPDLGVPSTRGAPAPTPHTSLGSPASSVPVHVAPLEPRGGRGDGLGLGRSGVLVVACSVAGAAALALAALCWCSPATRGSRRAPRCTTTSTRGSRCGAWSDEENEDGDFTVYECPGLAPTGEMEVRNPLFDHSSLSAPLPQ; encoded by the exons ATGGCGACACCCGTCCCTCCGCCCTCGCCGCGACACCTGCGGCTGCTGCGGCTGCTGCTCTCCGGCCTCGTCCTCGGCGCGGCCCTGCGCGGTGCCTCGGCCGGCCGCCCGG ATGCAGCTGCCTGTCCTGGGAGCCTGGACTGCGCCCTGAAGAGGCGGGCGCGTTGCCCCCCCGGCGCGCATATCTGTGGACCCTGCCTTCAGCCCTTCCAGGAAGACCCGCAGGGACACTGTGTGCCCAGGCCTCACCGGCTTGTGG GGGAGAGCCTGCCCAGGCCCAGACTGGAAGATGAGATTGACTTCCTGGCACACAAGCTGGCCCAGCAGGAGCCACGGCGCTCCATGCCCACCGCGCAGCCCCAGCCTGAAGCTGGACAGCGGCCGCTGGAGCCGG CGGCCACCCTGGGGCACTCAGAGCGCCGCCAGGGCCCTGACCTGGGCGTCCCCTCCACTCGAGGAGCCCCCGCACCCACGCCCCACACCTCCTTGGGCTCCCCTGCGTCCTCTGTGCCCGTGCACGTGGCCCCCTTGGAGCCCCGGGGCGGGCGCGGTGACGGACTCGGCCTCGGTAGGTCTGGAG TGCTCGTGGTGGCGTGCTCGGTAGCCGGCGCGGCCGCCCTGGCCCTGGCCGCCCTGTGCTGGTGCAG CCCGGCGACCAGAGGCTCGCGCAGAGCGCCGAGATGTACCACTACCAGCACCAGAGGCAGCAGATGCGGTGCCTGGAGCG ACGAGGAGAATGAAGACGGTGACTTCACGGTTTATGAGTGCCCGGGCCTGGCCCCG ACCGGAGAGATGGAAGTCCGGAACCCGCTGTTTGACCACTCCTCGCTGTCTGCGCCCCTGCCGCAGTGA
- the NPDC1 gene encoding neural proliferation differentiation and control protein 1 isoform X6 — protein sequence MATPVPPPSPRHLRLLRLLLSGLVLGAALRGASAGRPDAAACPGSLDCALKRRARCPPGAHICGPCLQPFQEDPQGHCVPRPHRLVGESLPRPRLEDEIDFLAHKLAQQEPRRSMPTAQPQPEAGQRPLEPAATLGHSERRQGPDLGVPSTRGAPAPTPHTSLGSPASSVPVHVAPLEPRGGRGDGLGLGRSGVLVVACSVAGAAALALAALCWCRLQRDVRLTQKADYAAPQAPGSPAAPGISPGDQRLAQSAEMYHYQHQRQQMRCLERRGE from the exons ATGGCGACACCCGTCCCTCCGCCCTCGCCGCGACACCTGCGGCTGCTGCGGCTGCTGCTCTCCGGCCTCGTCCTCGGCGCGGCCCTGCGCGGTGCCTCGGCCGGCCGCCCGG ATGCAGCTGCCTGTCCTGGGAGCCTGGACTGCGCCCTGAAGAGGCGGGCGCGTTGCCCCCCCGGCGCGCATATCTGTGGACCCTGCCTTCAGCCCTTCCAGGAAGACCCGCAGGGACACTGTGTGCCCAGGCCTCACCGGCTTGTGG GGGAGAGCCTGCCCAGGCCCAGACTGGAAGATGAGATTGACTTCCTGGCACACAAGCTGGCCCAGCAGGAGCCACGGCGCTCCATGCCCACCGCGCAGCCCCAGCCTGAAGCTGGACAGCGGCCGCTGGAGCCGG CGGCCACCCTGGGGCACTCAGAGCGCCGCCAGGGCCCTGACCTGGGCGTCCCCTCCACTCGAGGAGCCCCCGCACCCACGCCCCACACCTCCTTGGGCTCCCCTGCGTCCTCTGTGCCCGTGCACGTGGCCCCCTTGGAGCCCCGGGGCGGGCGCGGTGACGGACTCGGCCTCGGTAGGTCTGGAG TGCTCGTGGTGGCGTGCTCGGTAGCCGGCGCGGCCGCCCTGGCCCTGGCCGCCCTGTGCTGGTGCAG GCTGCAGCGAGACGTCCGCCTGACCCAGAAGGCCGACTACGCGGCCCCGCAGGCGCCCGGCTCCCCTGCAGCGCCCGGGATCTCG CCCGGCGACCAGAGGCTCGCGCAGAGCGCCGAGATGTACCACTACCAGCACCAGAGGCAGCAGATGCGGTGCCTGGAGCG ACGAGGAGAATGA